The Heptranchias perlo isolate sHepPer1 unplaced genomic scaffold, sHepPer1.hap1 HAP1_SCAFFOLD_134, whole genome shotgun sequence DNA segment cacatccacctgcacagcaggagggagggcaaccgcagagagagatgcgtcacagggggcactaccctcgccacagggtccacagaccgagactcagcttcctggacctctctgagcagcagtgcacacggaggctcagagtcactcgacatgtagtcgtggacatctgcagcctccttcatgccgagctgctcccggctggcccgagcaccatctttttacctgtcgctgtcaacatcaccactgccctcaacaacttctcctccgcatccttccagggtgccaccggggacatcgccgaggtctctcagtcgtctgcacaaaaaagccctgcaaatacacccacacccactctgcagtgacacaatgggtggcatcaggtgtgggtcttcattgtgatcctcaggaaagggcattattgcacaaaccagacaagattcgcaaagacgtggcagtagtggtgccaatataatatgtgatgtgagttggtcagaaattaaatagcagtaaaaaccatgacaaaccctcaaacacccttgtgcatccccttcatgctcacaacacgtttgccttacgcttcctactgcacatatgtgatgcatgccctgtggctgcagcacaggtagtggcaggttgagtgaggctgactgtgaaagagatgcatcagagggtgagtatgagatagagccatgagattgtatgaggattgggttgagtggtcgtggcgggatgagtactggcgaggtgagtaagtgcaggtaagatgaggatgaggtttgagtgggtgtgaggggtgatgtgacagagtagtgttggaggtgcagaaggagatgtggggtgggggcggtgatgtggcagatggagtgcaggggaatgagtaagtgtactcactttggctgaccgacttaggtcattgcagcgcctcctgcactgtatgcaggtgggcgatatgttggtggtgcaggtgacctgcctctgccacctcgagccaggccttcctggtggcagaggcaggccgcttcctcccgcccgccggggggaagatctctgtcctccccctcctcctcaccccatctaatgatacctggagtgaggcatcattaaactgggagcagccttccccctgggctgctccatgctgtaacttttccgATTTCttgcagcatgtgtcagtggaggactgcccctttaaatagagctcctccagctgacagagcttcctgcacatgcgcagtccgcctgacgcgcagatcagcagtggggaacccggaagaccaggtaagtggatccaattaggctgcgatcgcgcggggggcagactgatttcaccgggcgtgttacccacgcacccaatagcccccccgccgcgaacccgcagccctggtaacatcgagccccttgTGTCCCTTTTTAGCGAGGACACATAACATGGTAATAGAGTCAGCCTGACAGGCAGGAGAATGAGGTGAGGCTCTTAACAGATCGTCTACATACTGGACCAGAGTGGAACCTGCTTCTAAGACAATGTCCTGCAAGTCTGCCTTTAAACACTGTGAAAATATGGTTGGGCTTTCAGTGCAGCCTTGAGGCAATCGTGTCCATGGATATTGTCTTCCCTGAAACGTGAAAGTGAAAAGAAATTGGGAGTGGTGATGAATTGGGAGACTGAGAAACGCTGAACATAAGTCAATCACTGTGTAATGGGTGGAGCCGCAAGGTACACTGGTGAGAATTACAGCAGGGTTGGGCACAACAGGGGAAACAGGGAGAACAGAGGCATTCACTTCCCGTAAATCTTGTACGAGCCGCCATTTGCCTGTTTGCCTCTTCTGAACAGGCAAAATAGGAGTGTTGCAAGGACTTTTAGTTGGTTTTATGATTCCACAAGCAGCACCGAGCAGGTGATCTGGTTTTTTGAGGTGGTCGGTTGAGGGAgaaactctcctgctctcctttgcggtggtggccgcgggatcttttgcgtccaccccgagaggggcaggcaggggcttcggttcaacgtctcatccgatggacggctcctccgacagcgcggcgctccctcggtaccgaccctccgacagcgcggcgctccctcggtaccgaccctccgacagcgcggcgctccctcggtaccgaccctccgacagtgtgacactccctcggtaccgaccctccgacagtgtgacactccctcggtaccgaccctccgacagtgtgacactccctcggtaccgaccctccgacagtgtgacactccctcagtaccgaccctccgacagtgtgaccctccctcagtactgcactgaagtgtcagtccagattttgtgcttctgactcaggcgagagtgatacccactgagccacagctgacataggCCATATTCTAGTGTGTGGAGCATTCTGGGTATGATTGCCCGCCATTGTAAGCACCAATTGCTGATATTTCTGAGATGGGGTTTAGAAACGCAAGGTGTAAATGATACCGTGAGCCGAAAGAGGTGCATTTGGAGCGGAGAACCAGTGACACACTGCGTAACCGGGCGCAAACATTCATTCTCAGCCCAGACATCActtggagaaaggaataaaattcattatatttgattttaaatggtttaatttacAAATTGAATCATGTTTGTGTCATTGTATTTCCCAACACAGATTCAAGGCTTCATttttttgaatgtggaaggagaaatgtttgtctgttgtgtctgtgggaaaagatttcaaacatcagtgtgagtggaaaatcaccgagacacacacacccgagtgagagtgttccagtgcactgagtgtggaaagagctttaaccagttacacagcctgaaaaaacatcgcaccgttcacagcggggagaaaccgtccacgtgttctgtgtgtggacgaggcttcaactgatcgtccaacctggagagacacaaggacacccggaccatggagaaaccgtggaaatgtggggactgtgggaagggattcatttcCCCATccaggctggaaactcatcgacgcagtcacaccggggagaggccgttcacctgctctgtgtgcgggaagggattcattcgttcatcccacctgctgacacaccagcgagttcacaccggggagaggccgttcacctgctccgtgtgtgggaagggattcactcgttcatccaccctgctgacacaccagcaacttcacaccggggagaggccgttcacctgctcagtgtgcgggaagggattcacttgttcatctcacctgttgacacaccagcgagttcacaccggggagaggccgttcacctgctctgtgtgtgggaagggattcactctgcgctccaccctgctgacacaccagctacttcacaccggggagaggccgtttaacTGCTTCGTGTGTGGGgagggattcactcgttcatcccacttgctgacacaccagcgagttcacaccggggagaggccgttcacctgctccgtatgtggggagggattcactcagtcatcccatctgctgacacaccagcgagttcacaccggggagaggccgttcacctgctccgtgtgcgggaagggattcactcagtcatccaccctgctgacacaccagcgtgttcacaccggggagaagccgttcacctgctccgtgtgcgggaagggattcaatcaGTCAGTCAATCTGcaggcacaccagcgagttcacaccggggagaggccgttcacctgctccgtgtgcgggaagggattcactcggtcgtcccacctgctgagacaccagcgagttcaccagTGACTGCAggcggttggattctgctgttatcgctgctgttaatcacatccaggactgaacagtgttcattctggcagttgttCGAATTTACAATGTTAGAATTTGCTTTGTTCTCAATCAAAGTTAATCACATCTCGATATGTGTTAATATCAGAGGCTCGCAAGAACAACAGAGGCCCGCCAGTCATCACATTACCTATCTGGGATGCCCAGGACATGGACTGTCCCTTTGTATTGCCAGGCAGGAGACATCAAGTTAAACTTTAAGCAATTAAACTATTAACACGGCCATTATGTCGAGGTCTGGAGGAATCTCACTTTCATATATATTCTGGGCATCATGTGAGATGACTCACATTAAAGGGGATGATTTAAGAACAAACAGCAAGGCTTTTGGTTTGTTCAACTGACAGGACGGTCAGAAGTCCAATCTGCAGAAGCCAGGCCGGATCACCTTGGGCCTGCAGGAAACCAGTGTGTATGAGTTTATTGTCTCACCGTAATAGTTCTTGTACTATTGGTGTCGGTGTAATAAAGTTGCATTGGGACAATACGCTCGATCCTGACCCACGGGGAATCATTTAATTGAGttgaagaggtttccttccaggtGCTTTGTTTCTGCTGACTGGCGGGTCTCACGACTTTGCTTGCGGTGAGGTGACGCTCTTTGAGGGTCGGAGTGAACATTTCCACGGAAATAATTGGCAAAGTGAGAGACGGTGAGGTCCGTGTTTTTACTGGTTCCTGGATAGTAAATAGTGTTTCTCctttgaagggttctcaaaattcccacatttttcatatcatcaacgaggatatgacttttggacctttatggcagaggacccgaCTGCTGGGTTAAATATGGATCCTTGCAGACAGGAGATTCGGCCCATGAGactggacatgcccgggcttgttgggacagtgtggattgttcctgaaaaccagacaatgagaggagacagaatccgcattcttccctttcaaacaatcaacccagagaaagacttcagcttacacgaaactaaagcccatcaaaaccttgcataaattatcgcttagcaatcaatgcaattatgcaaacccatcaatacaatggctttcagttcaagcctCGTTCTggggacaggaaaccaacaatcaccggaagaagcccaccataatcagacaaagaactaaccttgttttggaatcagataagaaattcgaaaaacagtataactgggcgaccagttacgaagcacaggaaattggttttggagcaggttccaAGCAGTTCAGCTTgaaacagcagttttggagcagcaacaaggcaaccgcagtcctccacgaagatcgcccacccacaactgcgccttaccgcaccaacagactcgatccaactgaagaaccttcgcagattccacagacccaggaccacgtggggacggcagggcccagaggacacaaagagcgtaccccaaaactgcaaccggcttacctggctggatttcgaactgtcaaggaaccctggtttggtgagcatgattcctgacctctcctagttcaattgagttcggttttgggggtgggacaagggtaaggggattagtggggtgattttccctcgttatgccgtgtgttccccattcttaactaagtgtactttgtatctcagtgttatcctaatgtaatggagaggtcccggcagattggaaaactgctaatgtaacacccttatttaaaaagggtagtaggcagaaggctggaaattataggccagttagcttaacatctgtggtgggtaaaattttggagtctattatt contains these protein-coding regions:
- the LOC137308586 gene encoding zinc finger protein 436-like isoform X2 is translated as MEKPWKCGDCGKGFISPSRLETHRRSHTGERPFTCSVCGKGFIRSSHLLTHQRVHTGERPFTCSVCGKGFTRSSTLLTHQQLHTGERPFTCSVCGKGFTCSSHLLTHQRVHTGERPFTCSVCGKGFTLRSTLLTHQLLHTGERPFNCFVCGEGFTRSSHLLTHQRVHTGERPFTCSVCGEGFTQSSHLLTHQRVHTGERPFTCSVCGKGFTQSSTLLTHQRVHTGEKPFTCSVCGKGFNQSVNLQAHQRVHTGERPFTCSVCGKGFTRSSHLLRHQRVHQ